A window from Verrucomicrobiia bacterium encodes these proteins:
- the secA gene encoding preprotein translocase subunit SecA, with protein MKKVLKRVLGDPQVRTLKRLKKRVHEINALTDTYKKMSDAQLKAQTDKYKKRLAKESLDKLLPEAFAAVREAAGRTLGQRHFDVQLIGGMALHEGSIAEMKTGEGKTLVATLPLYLNALAGKGAHLVTVNDYLARIGAGWMGPVYGFLGMSVGVIIPDQSYIYDPNFTDNEHDDERFRHLKPCTRQEAYAADITYGTNNEYGFDYLRDNMVREVDQLRQRDLHFAIVDEADSILIDEARTPLIISAPSVTSGSSYAQFSKVVRQLKRDEDYEVDEKHKQLALTDEGIDHVEKILGVKNLYGTDNIRTIYHLDQALRAQALFKRDKDYVVSSDGEVVIVDEFTGRLLKGRRYNEGLHQAIEAKEGVEVQEESMTLATISFQNYFRLYEKLSGMTGTALTEAEEFHQIYKLDVVEIPSNQPVVRKDLIDRIYRSEAGKFSAIVGHIAELHEKGQPVLVGTATIEKNEALEQALTKAKIPHQMLNAKNNEREAAIVAKAGQKGAVTLATNIAGRGTDIVLGEGVKDLGGLFVIGTERNESRRVDNQLRGRAGRQGDPGASQFFVSTEDDLMRIFGGERIAGIMNRLGVDDETPIENRVISKSLEGAQKKVEGYNFDARKNVVQYDDVMNRHRKATYIMRREILKQADVKKRIRVFIEEEAKALAGSPMLLSDTFETLVTEVFPLDEKTLDTLFDAPSDQFGKVLQAKALELYEGRETAFTDEIMRKVERDIYLQVLDNLWMQHLESMDHLREGIHWISVGQRDPLVEYRRQAQRMFEEMQQTLRHDVLRALFHAEPAELDRAIETELTKAARGSVDNADKILKAEEYVEADFVPHKAELEAQKQTTVKRKKARKAERQRKTKAKSRKRK; from the coding sequence GTGAAGAAAGTCCTCAAGCGGGTTCTTGGTGACCCACAAGTGCGAACACTGAAGCGGTTAAAGAAGCGCGTCCACGAAATAAACGCGTTGACTGACACGTACAAAAAAATGTCGGATGCTCAGCTAAAGGCGCAAACCGATAAGTATAAAAAGCGACTCGCCAAGGAATCGCTCGACAAATTATTACCAGAAGCCTTTGCGGCTGTCCGCGAGGCAGCTGGCCGTACGCTCGGTCAGCGTCATTTTGATGTGCAGCTGATTGGTGGCATGGCGCTGCACGAAGGCAGTATTGCGGAAATGAAGACAGGTGAGGGCAAGACGCTTGTCGCGACCCTGCCATTATATTTAAATGCCCTGGCGGGTAAGGGCGCTCACCTTGTAACCGTTAACGACTATCTAGCCCGAATAGGTGCAGGATGGATGGGCCCAGTCTATGGTTTTCTGGGCATGAGCGTCGGCGTCATTATCCCTGACCAGTCCTACATATATGACCCCAACTTTACTGATAACGAGCATGACGACGAACGCTTCCGCCACCTCAAGCCATGCACGCGTCAGGAGGCTTACGCCGCCGACATCACGTACGGTACCAATAACGAATATGGATTTGATTATCTGCGTGACAACATGGTCCGCGAAGTCGACCAGCTGCGCCAACGTGACCTTCATTTTGCAATCGTTGACGAGGCAGATTCGATCCTTATTGATGAGGCTCGTACGCCACTGATCATATCTGCTCCATCTGTAACCAGCGGTAGTTCTTATGCGCAGTTCTCTAAAGTTGTTCGTCAGCTCAAGCGTGACGAAGATTACGAAGTTGACGAAAAGCACAAACAGCTGGCATTAACCGACGAGGGAATCGACCACGTAGAGAAAATCTTAGGTGTCAAAAATCTTTACGGTACTGACAACATTCGTACAATTTATCACCTAGACCAGGCGCTGCGAGCCCAAGCGCTCTTTAAGCGTGACAAAGATTACGTGGTATCGAGCGACGGCGAAGTAGTTATCGTCGACGAGTTCACTGGTCGTCTGCTAAAAGGACGTCGATATAACGAAGGGCTGCACCAGGCAATCGAAGCCAAGGAGGGCGTAGAAGTACAGGAAGAGTCCATGACACTTGCTACTATTTCTTTCCAGAACTATTTCCGTCTATATGAAAAACTGTCTGGCATGACCGGTACAGCCCTAACAGAAGCAGAAGAGTTTCATCAGATCTACAAGCTTGATGTAGTAGAGATACCGTCTAACCAGCCAGTGGTACGCAAGGATCTTATTGATCGTATTTACCGATCAGAAGCTGGCAAGTTCAGCGCTATCGTAGGTCACATTGCAGAACTACACGAAAAAGGACAACCCGTCTTAGTTGGTACTGCCACCATCGAAAAGAACGAAGCCCTCGAGCAGGCGCTAACCAAAGCTAAGATTCCGCACCAGATGCTGAACGCCAAGAACAACGAGCGCGAAGCTGCTATTGTTGCAAAGGCCGGCCAGAAGGGCGCCGTTACATTGGCAACCAACATTGCTGGACGTGGTACTGACATTGTTCTGGGCGAGGGTGTAAAAGACCTTGGTGGACTGTTCGTAATTGGTACCGAGCGTAACGAGTCCCGCCGTGTCGATAACCAGCTACGTGGCCGAGCCGGGCGCCAGGGTGATCCGGGAGCGAGCCAATTTTTTGTGAGTACAGAGGACGACCTCATGCGTATCTTTGGTGGTGAGCGCATTGCTGGCATCATGAATCGGCTGGGAGTCGACGACGAGACACCTATAGAAAACAGGGTGATCAGCAAGAGTCTTGAAGGAGCCCAGAAGAAGGTAGAGGGGTACAACTTCGACGCCCGCAAAAATGTGGTGCAGTACGACGATGTCATGAACCGTCACCGCAAAGCTACCTATATCATGCGCCGGGAGATCCTAAAGCAAGCCGACGTCAAGAAGCGTATCAGGGTGTTCATAGAGGAAGAGGCCAAGGCTTTGGCGGGTTCACCTATGCTGCTGAGTGATACCTTCGAGACGCTTGTTACCGAGGTATTCCCACTCGACGAGAAGACGCTAGACACACTGTTTGACGCGCCATCTGACCAGTTTGGCAAGGTGCTGCAGGCAAAAGCACTCGAACTGTACGAAGGACGCGAGACTGCATTTACCGACGAGATCATGCGCAAGGTTGAGCGTGACATCTATCTACAAGTACTGGATAACCTATGGATGCAGCACCTCGAAAGCATGGACCACTTGCGTGAGGGAATTCACTGGATCAGTGTGGGACAGCGTGACCCGTTGGTGGAGTATCGTCGTCAGGCTCAGCGCATGTTCGAAGAAATGCAACAGACCCTGCGTCATGATGTCCTCAGGGCCTTGTTCCATGCCGAACCAGCCGAACTAGACAGGGCTATCGAGACCGAGCTCACCAAAGCAGCCCGCGGATCGGTTGATAATGCCGACAAAATCCTAAAGGCCGAAGAATACGTAGAGGCTGACTTTGTCCCGCACAAAGCCGAGCTAGAAGCTCAGAAACAAACCACCGTGAAACGCAAAAAGGCCCGAAAGGCCGAACGACAGCGTAAAACAAAAGCTAAAAGCCGAAAGCGTAAATAG
- the raiA gene encoding ribosome-associated translation inhibitor RaiA, with amino-acid sequence MIQKLEITGVHMDVDKKLHDYVTKKIGKLDHYMSRHVRESAHAEVFLKEAKIKTKKELTCEVVLHLPKDTLATKETTMNIFAAVDIVEAKLKNQLKKYKETRSNLRIHRRVLARLRRAPQNSL; translated from the coding sequence ATGATTCAGAAGCTCGAAATTACCGGCGTTCATATGGACGTGGACAAGAAACTGCACGACTATGTCACCAAGAAAATCGGTAAACTTGACCACTATATGTCGCGTCATGTCCGAGAAAGCGCACACGCAGAAGTGTTTCTAAAAGAGGCCAAGATCAAGACCAAAAAAGAGCTGACCTGCGAAGTGGTGCTGCACCTGCCTAAAGATACGCTGGCCACAAAAGAAACAACCATGAACATTTTTGCGGCAGTTGATATCGTAGAGGCCAAATTGAAGAATCAGCTCAAAAAATACAAAGAAACCCGAAGTAATTTACGCATCCACAGGCGCGTCCTTGCAAGGCTGCGTCGGGCACCCCAGAATTCACTTTAG
- the serS gene encoding serine--tRNA ligase produces the protein MLDIQFIRDNAELVQEKSKQKGYDIDVQQLLGFDKSRRELLQQVEDLRHRRNELSESTKGQRPSDTQIAEGKAVRDQLTDLEHQLHAVEEEFFVLLKAVPNMPLDTVPVGATEEENVVTKVVGEPPHFEFEPKNHAQIAEAKGWLDKERAAKIAGARFVYTKGDLVRLEFALWQFGMDVLGNEEILQQIAKDNDLTVSTKPFIPVLPPAVAKKSVFEATGRLNREEQTYKIEDEDLWLNASAEHTISPMYLNEVLLEAELPIRYVGYTTAFRRESGTYGKDTEGIFRLHQFNKLEMESFTTAETSLDEHLFMVAIQEYLMAQLGLPYHVLEKCTADIGRPNAKGVDIEAWLPGQNAYRETHTADYITDYQARAMKTRVRRQDGTVELVHTNDATVFSQRPLIAILENNQQQDGSILVPEVLRPYMGGREVI, from the coding sequence ATGCTAGATATACAGTTTATCCGGGACAATGCTGAACTTGTCCAAGAGAAGTCCAAGCAAAAAGGCTATGACATCGACGTCCAGCAACTGCTGGGGTTTGATAAGAGCCGCAGAGAACTACTGCAGCAAGTAGAAGATCTTCGCCATCGTCGCAATGAGCTGTCGGAAAGTACAAAAGGTCAGCGTCCATCCGATACGCAGATTGCCGAAGGCAAGGCCGTGAGGGACCAACTAACCGACCTAGAGCATCAGCTACATGCCGTAGAAGAAGAGTTTTTTGTACTGCTTAAAGCGGTGCCAAATATGCCACTCGATACTGTACCGGTTGGAGCTACAGAAGAAGAAAATGTAGTAACTAAGGTTGTAGGTGAACCACCTCACTTTGAATTTGAGCCAAAAAACCATGCACAAATCGCCGAAGCCAAGGGGTGGCTCGATAAAGAAAGAGCTGCAAAGATTGCTGGGGCCCGTTTTGTGTATACCAAAGGTGACCTGGTGCGATTAGAGTTTGCCCTATGGCAATTTGGTATGGATGTGCTAGGCAACGAAGAGATCTTGCAGCAGATAGCAAAAGACAATGACCTCACTGTTAGCACCAAACCATTTATCCCAGTTTTGCCCCCGGCAGTTGCCAAGAAGTCGGTGTTTGAGGCTACGGGACGGCTCAACCGAGAAGAGCAGACATACAAAATAGAAGACGAAGATCTGTGGCTCAATGCAAGCGCTGAACATACTATCTCGCCCATGTACCTAAACGAGGTTTTGCTTGAAGCAGAGCTGCCTATTCGATATGTTGGGTATACGACCGCTTTCCGTAGGGAATCTGGCACGTATGGCAAAGATACGGAAGGCATCTTCAGGCTACACCAATTCAATAAGCTAGAGATGGAGAGCTTCACCACGGCCGAGACATCACTGGATGAACATTTGTTTATGGTGGCTATCCAGGAATATCTTATGGCGCAGTTGGGGCTGCCGTATCACGTGCTAGAGAAGTGTACTGCCGATATCGGTCGTCCGAATGCCAAGGGTGTAGATATCGAGGCCTGGCTACCTGGCCAAAACGCATACCGCGAAACTCACACAGCCGACTATATAACCGACTATCAGGCAAGGGCCATGAAGACACGAGTCCGTCGTCAAGATGGCACAGTGGAACTAGTCCACACCAATGATGCAACCGTATTCTCGCAGCGGCCGCTTATTGCCATTCTCGAAAATAACCAGCAGCAAGATGGGAGTATACTAGTACCAGAGGTACTTAGGCCTTACATGGGCGGAAGAGAGGTTATCTAG
- a CDS encoding PD-(D/E)XK nuclease family protein: MNYWRERSQPYRPGQKTPFKVSRSKIELYMQCPRCFWLDTRLKITRPNTPPFNINKAIDELLKKEFDSYRTKSEPHPIMVEFGVKAVPFTHDNLDQWRENFVGVVSIHEPTNLHVFGAIDDAWVDDEGKLIVVDYKATAKDREVSIDSDWQISYKRQLEVYQWLLRQNGFEVNDTGYFVYANGRIDLDGFYDKVEFKTKIIPYIGNAAWVEPTLEKMKQCMEGDMPPVGSAAMGGECDYCAYARARAQLTLAAIKQRQKK, translated from the coding sequence ATGAATTACTGGAGGGAACGTAGCCAGCCATATCGGCCTGGCCAGAAAACACCATTCAAGGTCAGTCGCAGCAAGATTGAGCTCTATATGCAGTGTCCACGCTGTTTCTGGCTGGATACACGGCTCAAAATAACCCGCCCCAACACCCCGCCGTTCAATATCAACAAAGCCATAGATGAGCTGCTCAAAAAAGAATTCGACAGCTATCGCACTAAAAGTGAGCCGCATCCAATAATGGTCGAGTTCGGGGTCAAGGCAGTACCATTTACGCACGACAACCTAGATCAATGGCGGGAAAATTTTGTGGGGGTGGTTTCGATCCATGAGCCGACTAACCTGCATGTGTTTGGGGCTATTGATGACGCGTGGGTAGATGACGAGGGAAAACTGATAGTTGTCGACTACAAGGCGACCGCCAAAGACAGGGAAGTGAGCATAGATTCTGATTGGCAGATAAGCTACAAGCGTCAACTAGAGGTCTACCAATGGCTGCTGCGCCAAAACGGCTTCGAGGTAAACGATACCGGATACTTTGTCTACGCAAACGGACGAATAGATCTGGACGGATTTTATGACAAGGTAGAATTCAAGACAAAAATCATTCCCTATATCGGGAACGCCGCGTGGGTTGAGCCCACGCTCGAGAAGATGAAACAGTGCATGGAGGGCGACATGCCGCCCGTAGGATCGGCCGCGATGGGTGGCGAGTGTGACTACTGCGCCTATGCCCGCGCTCGTGCGCAACTGACACTAGCGGCTATCAAGCAGCGTCAGAAGAAATAG